One Cydia amplana chromosome 18, ilCydAmpl1.1, whole genome shotgun sequence DNA segment encodes these proteins:
- the LOC134656315 gene encoding ADAM 17-like protease, with protein sequence MNHTVFISFFVLCYFIVTGTCSINHNLKYYETMHATSLRHHVVKRGAKPSNHLFNTIKELHFRTLGKDFRLILHPRSSVLHSNFKAYAVDGDGKETTVHIDRDNFYTGRVFGQKSSEVKLHMEDGLITGIIHTPDETYHIEPSWRHLPDLDDKTMITYRGSDIRFSWANSDDDAKPRVCGYVKEGKELEEDDDENDQLEHKHEQSERDKYLDNIAVEHELPHKPSTSDRDGHRRVKRQSDYEYTPTKTRCPLLLVADYRFFQEMGASNTKTTISYLISLIDRVHKIYNDTVWQDRQDMDGFKGMGFVIKKILVHSEPTRVRGGEAHYNMVREKWDVRNLLEVFSREYSHKDFCLAHLFTDLKFEGGILGLAYVGSPRRNSVGGICTPEYFKNGYTLYLNSGLSSSRNHYGQRVITREADLVTAHEFGHNWGSEHDPDVAECSPAASQGGSYLMYTYSVSGYDVNNKRFSPCSLRSIRKVLQAKSGRCFSEPEESFCGNLRVEGGEECDAGLLGTEDNDMCCDKNCKLRKNQGAVCSDKNSPCCSGCVFAPPGVVCREAAHSACEGEATCNGATADCPKAPAIADEHECAERGRCRNGSCVPYCETQGMHSCMCDIVADACKRCCRKSLNKTCFPVAHNDILPDGTPCIQGFCNKGVCEKTIQDVVERFWDIIEDININNVLGFLRDNIVGVVVLVTAFIWIPASCVISYVDRRRQRQHQKYVEWERQHDHVHPSSPRKIIHTRLPRQKPPGMKTAIQGTSQL encoded by the exons ATGAATCACACAGTGTTTATATCTTTCTTCgtcttatgttattttattgttactgGAACCT GTTCAATTAATCACAACCTGAAGTATTACGAGACTATGCATGCGACGAGTCTGCGGCACCACGTCGTGAAGCGCGGAGCAAAGCCCTCGAACCATCTATTCAACACTATAAAGGAACTACATTTTCGGACGTTGGGCAAGGACTTCAGGCTCATACTCCATCCTCGGTCATCGGTATTACATTCCAATTTCAAAGCGTATGCTGTTGATGGGGATGGAAAAGAAACTACTGTACATATTG ATAGAGACAACTTCTATACTGGCAGAGTGTTTGGGCAAAAGTCTTCCGAAGTCAAGTTGCACATGGAGGACGGGCTCATCACTGGCATTATACATACCCCCGATGAGACATATCACATTGAG CCATCATGGCGCCACCTGCCAGACCTAGATGACAAGACAATGATAACCTACAGAGGTTCTGACATTCGGTTCAGCTGGGCAAACTCCGATGATGACGCCAAACCCAGGGTCTGTGGATATGTTAAAGAAGGAAAAG AACTAGAAGAAGATGATGACGAAAACGACCAGCTAGAGCACAAACACGAACAATCAGAGCGAGACAAATACTTGGACAACATCGCGGTGGAGCACGAGCTACCCCACAAGCCGTCCACGAGCGACAGGGACGGACATAGGCGAGTGAAGAGACAGAGCGACTACGAGTACACGCCGACCAAGACACGCTGTCCCCTGTTGCTGGTGGCTGATTATAGGTTCTTCCAGGAAATGGGCGCCAGTAATACTAAAACAACTATTAGCTATTTG ATAAGTCTGATTGACCGAGTTCACAAGATCTACAACGACACCGTCTGGCAGGATCGTCAG GACATGGACGGGTTCAAAGGCATGGGCTTCGTGATCAAGAAGATCCTGGTTCACTCGGAGCCGACGCGCGTGCGCGGCGGCGAGGCGCACTACAACATGGTGCGCGAGAAGTGGGACGTGCGGAACTTGCTTGAG GTATTCAGCCGCGAGTACTCGCACAAAGACTTCTGCCTGGCGCACCTGTTCACGGACCTGAAGTTCGAAGGGGGCATCCTGGGACTCGCCTACGTGGGCTCGCCGCGGCGCAACTCCGTCGGCGGCATATGCACGCCAG AATACTTCAAGAACGGCTACACCCTGTACCTAAACTCCGGTTTGTCATCATCCCGGAACCACTACGGGCAGCGAGTGATCACTCGCGAGGCCGACCTGGTGACCGCGCACGAGTTCGGCCACAACTGGGGCTCTGAGCACGACCCTGACGTGGCCGAGTGCTCGCCAGCGGCCAGCCAGGGCGGGTCCTATCTGATGTATACTTATAGTGTCAGCGGCTACGATGTCAACAACAAG CGTTTCTCGCCGTGCAGCCTGCGCTCGATCCGCAAAGTGCTGCAGGCCAAGTCCGGGCGCTGCTTCAGCGAGCCCGAGGAGAGCTTCTGCGGGAACCTGCGCGTCGAGGGCGGCGAGGAGTGCGACGCAGGCCTGCTCG GGACTGAAGATAACGATATGTGCTGCGATAAGAATTGCAAACTAAGGAAAAATCAAGGAGCCGTTTGCAG TGACAAGAACTCCCCGTGCTGCTCGGGCTGCGTGTTCGCGCCGCCGGGCGTGGTGTGCCGCGAGGCCGCGCACTCGGCCTGCGAGGGCGAGGCCACCTGCAACGGCGCCACGGCCGACTGTCCCAAG GCGCCAGCGATAGCGGACGAGCACGAGTGCGCGGAGCGCGGCCGCTGCCGCAACGGCTCCTGCGTGCCGTACTGCGAGACACAGGGCATGCATAGTTGCATGTGCgacatag TGGCGGACGCGTGCAAGCGTTGCTGCCGCAAGAGCCTCAACAAGACGTGTTTCCCCGTCGCGCACAACGACATCCTGCCCGACGGCACGCCCTGCATACAGGGCTTCTGCAACAAG GGCGTCTGCGAGAAGACGATCCAGGACGTGGTGGAGCGTTTCTGGGACATTATCGAGGACATCAACATCAACAACGTGCTGGGGTTCCTGCGCGACAACATTGTGGGCGTGGTCGTACTAGTCACTGCCTTCATATGGATCCCTGCCAGCTGCGTG
- the LOC134656546 gene encoding uncharacterized protein LOC134656546, with amino-acid sequence MSNQYDDIHPTITTLNNNIKTLNNERHELLSTITGLTDRLNQIEQHMRDCNVEIQGIPEDKNENLVNTVQHIAEVVSCSMSDVDILHCTRVASQNKENKKPRTIIAKLRSTRCRDELLSAVGRFNKTKARYQKLNSSVLGIGGPAVPVYVSEHLSPVNKTLHWAARKKATELSYKYVWVRNGSVFLRKDDNSRYNIIVKTQQMLDSLQ; translated from the coding sequence ATGAGCAACCAATATGATGATATTCACCCCACCATCACgaccttaaataataatataaaaactttAAACAACGAGCGCCATGAGCTTCTTTCAACGATTACTGGCCTTACAGACCGTCTCAACCAAATAGAGCAGCATATGAGAGACTGCAATGTGGAAATACAAGGTATACCCGAGGACAAGAATGAGAACCTAGTAAACACAGTACAACACATCGCAGAGGTAGTCTCCTGCAGCATGTCGGACGTCGATATCCTTCACTGCACCAGAGTCGCCAGTCAAAATAAGGAAAACAAGAAGCCTCGCACTATCATCGCTAAACTACGCAGCACACGCTGCCGCGACGAGCTACTGTCAGCCGTCGGGCGCTTCAACAAGACCAAGGCCAGGTACCAGAAGCTCAACTCGTCAGTACTGGGCATCGGAGGTCCCGCCGTGCCTGTCTACGTGTCCGAGCATCTGTCCCCGGTGAATAAGACTCTTCACTGGGCTGCGAGGAAGAAAGCTACGGAACTCTCTTACAAATACGTCTGGGTCAGAAACGGATCAGTGTTCTTGCGTAAAGACGATAACTCTAGATATAATATAATCGTCAAAACACAACAGATGCTGGATTCTCTTCAGTAA